The Argentina anserina chromosome 3, drPotAnse1.1, whole genome shotgun sequence genome includes a region encoding these proteins:
- the LOC126787393 gene encoding endochitinase A-like yields MDPDAEPVASPVKKPRCDADLKRVAEIVLALSTLAKIRGGEKPTEPEIGLMEEARAKLVELCEGLPPKEIVARDAIAAVIENLGMNAILKEQQGLGFRGPKLTVAEKFALTKRKMDESKKYAAHPSQPLKISFNAAAESPGMPHTARMSTDNPNHAPMATGGYVASPLVHVSTATPASAQYQLSVGSGSVPGRDSSSPALPRGERVQSRTDGGANGSFAYQVQANSSANHPSVNASTWSTQTLSGPENKVPNHTSVRVEGTAGMGKPPMTSSAKDLNSRSFASQPSSGHVPGGHQPSQKIRFIQTSSLPTNHNEIAKIIQKILQPQLPDHPTWIPPSRDYMSKALTCQTCQVSINEVDNVLICDACEKGYHIACAQSPNQRGIPRGEWHCARCLSLSNGKPLPPKYGRVMRSNIQLKAPSSTVPSSTVASSTVSSSTVPSSMVPSSTVPSSMAVAQRSSGNKVGDLDPKIYEQKVNAHVTSVSQNPAHVVGMSTNSVKSETDPEVPFARETQEYNVPSSSVNTDEKPVSESILSSETSSKQISIPELSASDRRPSDLTNKDADPNISAASETDGNKLPLSSNHMDETTLSGSFLSDESTSQQIYISDSSKSDKRPFEPRAESPADLCYKDSDPNISSATEAPGNNFPPSSQDTDEKPLSGCFMSGENSTQDTSESSRLFESSAEPPADLSNKDADPSISSEREMQGVPICKEDPSCSISNDQDNVQENTCESLVLSSGTLEHSGVTSDGLRPVEWIGDPIQIVSEKHFYRSCRIDGVTYELQEHALLQSSHGILIPSKLQSLWEDMKTGSKWVIVNSCYFPTDIPETVHAPTPESNEVYESNHESTVMAGVIIGPCKVLSLAEFNKEIERRSQLGDDSNNELRPVFMCKWNYDESKGLLQPVSQ; encoded by the exons TGCGATTGCGGCTGTGATTGAGAATTTGGGGATGAATGCGATTCTGAAGGAGCAGCAGGGGTTAGGGTTTCGAGGTCCGAAATTGACTGTGGCGGAGAAGTTTGCGTTGACTAAGAGGAAG ATGGATGAGTCAAAGAAATATGCTGCACATCCTTCTCAACCATTAAAAATAAGCTTTAATGCAGCAGCTGAAAGCCCTGGGATGCCACATACTGCTCGTATGTCAACAGATAACCCCAACCACGCACCAATGGCAACAGGTGGTTATGTGGCTTCTCCTCTTGTTCATGTTTCCACAGCGACTCCTGCATCTGCACAGTACCAGTTGTCCGTGGGTTCTGGCAGTGTCCCCGGAAGAGATTCATCTTCCCCAGCATTGCCTAGAGGGGAAAGAGTACAGTCAAGAACTGATGGAGGAGCCAATGGGTCTTTTGCGTATCAAGTGCAAG CGAATTCTTCTGCAAATCATCCATCTGTTAATGCTTCAACTTGGTCAACTCAAACTCTGAGTGGACCAGAAAACAAGGTGCCGAATCATACTTCTGTCAGGGTTGAAGGGACTGCTGGTATGGGTAAGCCACCAATGACTTCATCAGCAAAAGATCTGAATTCTAGGTCCTTTGCCTCTCAGCCATCTTCTGGACATGTGCCTGGCGGACACCAGCCTTCACAAAAGATTCGCTTTATTCAAACTTCGTCACTTCCTACTAATCACAATGAAATTGCGAAAATTATTCAGAAAATATTGCAACCACAGCTTCCTGATCATCCCACATGGATCCCTCCATCAAGGGATTACATGAGTAAGGCTTTGACTTGCCAAACTTGCCAGGTTAGCATCAATGAGGTAGATAATGTTCTCATCTGTGATGCATGTGAAAAAGGATATCACATTGCATGTGCACAATCACCTAACCAGAGAGGGATTCCTAGAGGTGAATGGCACTGTGCAAGATGCTTGTCGCTAAGCAATGGCAAGCCTTTGCCTCCTAAGTACGGGCGTGTTATGCGAAGTAATATACAGTTAAAAGCCCCTTCCAGCACGGTCCCTTCCAGTACAGTTGCTTCCAGTACGGTCTCTTCTAGTACCGTCCCTTCTAGCATGGTCCCTTCCAGTACCGTCCCTTCCAGCATGGCTGTAGCTCAGAGGTCCTCGGGGAATAAAGTCGGAGATTTAGATCCAAAGATCTATGAGCAGAAGGTAAATGCACATGTAACCTCTGTTTCACAGAATCCTGCTCATGTAGTTGGTATGAGCACAAACAGTGTCAAGTCGGAAACAGATCCTGAAGTTCCATTTGCAAGAGAAACTCAAGAATATAATGTACCATCAAGCAGTGTGAATACAGATGAGAAACCTGTTTCTGAAAGTATCCTGTCAAGTGAAACGTCATCCAAACAAATCAGTATTCCTGAATTATCTGCATCGGATAGGAGACCTTCTGACTTAACAAATAAAGATGCTGATCCCAATATTTCAGCTGCAAGTGAAACTGATGGCAATAAGCTTCCATTAAGCAGTAACCATATGGATGAGACTACTCTTTCTGGAAGTTTTCTGTCTGATGAAAGTACATCTCAACAGATATATATTTCTGATTCATCCAAATCTGATAAGAGACCTTTTGAACCAAGGGCAGAATCGCCAGCTGATTTATGCTACAAGGATTCTGATCCAAATATTTCAAGTGCAACAGAAGCACCAGGGAATAATTTTCCACCAAGCAGTCAAGATACAGATGAGAAACCTCTCTCTGGATGTTTCATGTCTGGTGAAAATTCCACTCAAGATACTTCTGAATCATCTAGACTATTTGAATCAAGTGCAGAGCCTCCTGCTGATTTATCCAACAAAGATGCTGATCCAAGTATTTCAAGTGAAAGAGAAATGCAAG GGGTTCCGATCTGCAAAGAAGATCCCAGCTGTTCCATTAGCAATGACCAAGATAATGTACAAGAGAATACTTGTGAAAGTCTTGTACTTAGTAGTGGGACACTAGAGCATTCTGGAGTTACATCCGATGGCTTGCGACCTGTTGAATGGATCGGTGATCCAATTCAGATTGTCAGTGAAAAACACTTTTACCGTTCTTGTCGCATAGATGGAGTAACATATGAGCTACAAGAACATGCTCTCTTACAGTCTAGTCATGGCATATTGATACCCTCTAAGCTTCAG TCATTGTGGGAGGATATGAAAACGGGGTCAAAGTGGGTTATTGTTAACAGTTGCTACTTTCCTACTGACATACCAGAGACTGTTCATGCACCTACACCTGAAAGTAATGAG GTGTATGAATCTAATCATGAAAGCACTGTAATGGCGGGCGTCATTATAGGACCATGCAAAGTTCTTTCTCTTGCTGAGTtcaataaagaaattgaaagacGGAGCCAATTAGGAGATGATTCAAATAATGAACTACGACCAGTTTTCATGTGCAA ATGGAATTATGATGAGTCCAAGGGATTATTGCAGCCTGTTTCCCAATAA